A window of Vigna unguiculata cultivar IT97K-499-35 chromosome 4, ASM411807v1, whole genome shotgun sequence contains these coding sequences:
- the LOC114182116 gene encoding reticulon-like protein B16: MSESEAQLPTAFVADVLLWKRWHISLGVIVVATVAWIVFEWTNLPFLTICSDVLLILIVLLFLHANYAALRNKQPPTLPELVVSEEMVNNVAASFRVKINNVLLIAHDITIGKDFRIFFKVVICLWLFSVIGSVFSFFTLSYIGTLLMITIPALYQKYGGYVDKCCGVINRQLSRHYRIVDENVFNRLPRNIPKDKES, encoded by the exons ATGTCTGAATCAGAAGCTCAGCTTCCTACTGCCTTTG TCGCTGATGTTCTACTGTGGAAGAGGTGGCACATTTCCTTGGGTGTCATTGTTGTTGCTACAGTTGCCTGGATCGTGTTTGAGTGGACCAATTTACCATTTTTAACAATATGTTCAGATGTCTTACTGATTTTGATCGTACTGTTGTTTCTGCATGCTAACTATGCTGCCCTTAGAAATAA ACAACCACCAACATTACCTGAACTAGTTGTGTCAGAGGAGATGGTTAATAATGTGGCAGCTTCATTTCGGGTCAAAATCAACAATGTTCTTCTTATAGCCCATGACATCACTATTGGCAaggattttagaatttttttcaaG GTGGTCATTTGTCTGTGGCTCTTCTCTGTCATTGGCAGTGTCTTCTCCTTCTTTACCCTCTCATATATTG GAACCCTTCTTATGATTACCATTCCTGCATTGTACCAGAAATATGGAGGTTATGTTGATAAATGTTGTGGAGTTATAAACCGCCAACTTTCAAGACATTATAGAATAGTAGATGAGAATGTTTTCAACAGACTTCCAAGAAATATACCAAAGGATAAAGAGTCTTGA
- the LOC114182115 gene encoding pentatricopeptide repeat-containing protein At5g39680 has protein sequence MGCYMKRAKMNLSHKFKELVNILKLSATSKSLRLGKTIHAQLLVCNQTSKDSDIIQINSLINLYSKCGQLEYAKKLFDRMPQRNLISWSVLMAGYLHKGDVLEVLGLFRNLVSLDSACPNEYIFTIVLSCCANSGRVQEGKQCHGYLFKSGLLLHQYVKNALVHVYSRCFHVDSALQILETVPGNDVFSYNSILSALVESGCREEVEKVLNMMVDECVSWDGVTHVNMLCLCSHIGDLQLGMQIHAQLMKTGLVFDVFVISALIDMYGKCCKVLNAKKHFDDLQDRNVVAWTAMLTAYLQNGYFEETLNLFPRMELEDTHPNEFTFAVLLNACANLVALTYGDTLHGRIMKLGFKNHLIVGNALVNMYSKSGNVDSSYSVFSNMIYKDVITWNAMICGYSHHGLGKQALLVFQDMMSAGECPNYVTFIGILSACAHLALVQEGFYYFDQLMKELNIEPGLEHYTCMVSLLCRDGQLYEAENFMKTKTQVKWDVVAWRTLLNACHVHRNYSLGKLIAETVILMDPHDVGTYTLLSNMYAKARKWDGVVNIRKLMRERNIKKEPGASWLGIRNDTHVFVSEGSNHPESTQIYEKIQELLAMIKPLGYVPDVGAVLHDVEEEQKEGYLSYHSEKLALAYGLMKIPPPGPIRIIKNLRMCDDCHIAVKLISKVTNRLIVVRDANRFHHFRDGLCTCNDHW, from the coding sequence ATGGGGTGCTACATGAAAAGGGCAAAGATGAATTTGAGTCACAAGTTCAAAGAACTTGTTAACATTTTGAAACTCTCTGCCACTTCAAAGAGTCTGAGGTTGGGCAAAACAATCCATGCCCAATTGCTTGTTTGCAACCAAACTTCAAAAGACAGTGACATCATTCAAATAAATTCACTGATCAATCTATACTCTAAATGTGGTCAATTGGAGTATGCCAAAAAGCTGTTTGACAGAATGCCCCAGAGAAACCTGATTTCTTGGAGTGTTTTAATGGCGGGGTATTTGCACAAAGGAGATGTTTTGGAAGTACTTGGGCTATTCAGGAACTTGGTTTCATTGGACAGTGCATGCCCCAATGAGTATATTTTTACCATTGTTCTTTCTTGTTGTGCAAACAGTGGGAGAGTCCAAGAGGGGAAGCAATGTCATGGGTATTTGTTTAAGTCCGGTTTATTGTTGCATCAATATGTGAAGAATGCACTTGTTCACGTGTACTCTAGGTGCTTTCATGTGGACTCAGCCTTGCAGATTTTGGAAACAGTGCCCGGGAATGATGTGTTTTCTTATAATTCTATCTTGAGTGCACTTGTGGAATCAGGGTGTAGAGAAGAAGTTGAAAAGGTTCTGAACATGATGGTGGATGAATGTGTGTCTTGGGATGGTGTTACACATGTAAATATGTTGTGCCTTTGTTCTCATATTGGAGATTTGCAATTGGGTATGCAGATTCATGCACAGTTGATGAAGACTGGTTTGGTATTTGATGTCTTTGTTATTAGTGCACTGATAGACATGTATGGGAAATGTTGTAAAGTTCTAAATGCGAAAAAGCATTTTGATGACTTGCAAGATCGGAATGTGGTTGCATGGACTGCCATGTTGACTGCATATTTGCAAAATGGATATTTTGAGGAAACTTTGAATCTATTTCCAAGGATGGAGCTAGAGGATACGCATCCAAATGAGTTCACTTTTGCGGTTCTTCTAAATGCTTGTGCAAATTTGGTTGCACTAACATATGGTGATACATTACATGGTCGTATAatgaaattagggtttaagaatcATCTCATTGTTGGAAATGCTTTAGTAAATATGTATTCCAAGAGTGGCAATGTTGATTCTTCATATAGTGTGTTCTCAAATATGATATATAAAGATGTGATTACATGGAACGCTATGATATGTGGTTATTCCCATCATGGACTTGGTAAACAAGCTTTACTAGTGTTTCAAGACATGATGTCTGCTGGAGAGTGTCCGAACTATGTAACTTTCATTGGGATACTTTCTGCTTGTGCTCATTTGGCTCTTGTGCAAGAAGGGTTCTACTATTTTGATCAACTAATGAAGGAACTTAATATTGAGCCTGGATTGGAACATTACACGTGTATGGTTTCTCTTTTGTGTAGGGATGGCCAACTTTATGAGGCTGAAAATTTTATGAAGACAAAAACACAAGTCAAGTGGGATGTTGTTGCTTGGCGTACTTTGCTTAACGCATGCCATGTTCATCGAAACTATAGTTTAGGGAAGTTAATTGCAGAAACTGTGATACTGATGGACCCTCATGATGTAGGAACATATACATTACTATCAAACATGTATGCCAAGGCAAGGAAATGGGATGGAGTAGTGAATATTAGAAAATTGATGAGGGAAAGGAATATTAAGAAGGAACCCGGTGCGAGTTGGCTAGGTATAAGAAATGATACTCATGTCTTTGTTTCAGAAGGAAGCAATCATCCAGAATCTACTCAGATCTATGAGAAAATTCAAGAGTTGTTGGCAATGATTAAGCCATTGGGGTATGTGCCTGATGTTGGTGCTGTGCTGCATGATGTGGAAGAGGAACAAAAGGAAGGTTATCTTAGCTATCACAGTGAGAAGCTAGCATTAGCATATGGCCTCATGAAAATACCTCCACCAGGGCCAATCCGAATAATAAAAAACCTTAGGATGTGTGATGATTGTCACATTGCTGTAAAATTGATCTCTAAGGTCACAAATAGGTTGATAGTTGTAAGAGATGCTAACCGTTTTCATCATTTTAGAGATGGATTATGCACATGCAATGATCACTGGTAG
- the LOC114182389 gene encoding UDP-glycosyltransferase 74G1-like, producing the protein MEEETEKKKKKMGRRCHCLVLAYPLQGHINPMLQFSKLLQHQGFRITLVTTRFYYNNLKTLPPSIAVETISDGFDLGPPPPHHAATHKAFIDRSREVGSQSFAQLLQKLGTSKDDDDDERVDCVVYDSFFPWALDVAKRFEIVAAVFLTQNMAVNSIYYHVHMGNLRLPLTQHQFSLPALPKLELQDMPSFLLTYVQHPYYLDFFVDQFSNIDKADWVLCNTFYELDKEVADWTTKILPKFRSIGPNIPSMFLDKKHKDDQDYGAAEFDSEECLEWLDGKPKGSVVYVSFGSLAMVGGGQMEELAYGLKECSSYFLWVVRASEETKLPKDFEKKSEKGLVVTWCSQLRVLGHEAVACFVTHCGWNSILEALCLGVPTIAIPHWSDQATNAKLVADVWKIGIRACVDEKKIVQRETLKHCIRKVMESEEGRVMKSNVIQWKSLALRAISEGGSSYQSVLEFANTFFH; encoded by the exons ATGGAAGAAGAaacggagaagaagaagaagaagatgggtAGAAGATGTCACTGTTTGGTCTTAGCATATCCACTTCAAGGCCACATCAATCCCATGCTTCAGTTCTCCAAACTGTTGCAACATCAAGGTTTCAGAATAACACTCGTCACAACCCGTTTCTACTACAACAACTTGAAAACACTGCCTCCTTCTATCGCAGTCGAAACCATATCCGATGGGTTTGACCTaggaccaccaccaccacaccaTGCTGCTACCCACAAGGCCTTCATCGATCGTTCTCGTGAAGTGGGGTCACAATCTTTCGCTCAGCTTCTTCAGAAACTTGGTACATcaaaagatgatgatgatgatgagcgTGTCGATTGTGTTGTGTATGATTCATTCTTCCCTTGGGCACTTGATGTTGCCAAGAGATTTGAGATAGTTGCAGCAGTTTTTCTGACTCAGAACATGGCTGTGAATAGCATATACTATCATGTTCACATGGGAAACCTACGACTTCCTCTCACACAGCATCAGTTTTCTCTTCCTGCTTTGCCCAAACTTGAGCTTCAGGACATGCCCTCTTTCCTTCTCACGTATGTGCAACATCCTTATTATCTTGATTTCTTTGTGGATCAATTCTCCAACATCGACAAAGCTGATTGGGTTCTGTGCAACACTTTTTATGAGCTGGATAAAGAG GTAGCAGATTGGACAACTAAGATTTTGCCAAAATTCAGGAGTATTGGACCAAACATTCCATCTATGTTCTTGGACAAGAAACACAAAGATGACCAAGATTATGGTGCTGCAGAATTTGACAGTGAAGAATGCTTAGAATGGCTTGATGGTAAGCCAAAAGGGTCTGTGGTTTATGTGTCATTTGGAAGTTTAGCCATGGTTGGTGGAGGCCAAATGGAAGAACTAGCTTATGGCTTGAAGGAGTGTTCCAGTTACTTCTTGTGGGTGGTGAGAGCCTCAGAAGAGACCAAGCTCCCAAAggattttgaaaagaaatcagAGAAGGGTTTGGTAGTGACATGGTGCTCCCAGCTAAGAGTTTTAGGTCATGAAGCTGTAGCATGCTTTGTGACACATTGTGGTTGGAACTCCATATTGGAAGCTTTGTGTTTAGGAGTGCCAACAATTGCAATACCTCATTGGTCAGATCAAGCCACAAATGCAAAGCTTGTGGCAGATGTTTGGAAAATTGGAATCAGAGCTTGTGTTGATGAGAAAAAGATTGTGCAAAGAGAAACACTGAAGCATTGTATAAGGAAAGTGATGGAGAGTGAGGAAGGGAGAGTCATGAAGAGTAATGTCATTCAATGGAAGAGTTTGGCTTTGAGGGCAATAAGTGAAGGAGGAAGTTCTTATCAAAGTGTTTTGGAATTTGCAAACACCTTTTTTCATTAA